The following coding sequences are from one Dreissena polymorpha isolate Duluth1 chromosome 8, UMN_Dpol_1.0, whole genome shotgun sequence window:
- the LOC127841136 gene encoding FK506-binding protein 15-like, whose translation MAERTVDLGSAYFEEMKTLQQNVQKQTPFPHQYPSAQPTQVQTRPISQSQPFPYQYLSVQPTGPYPQIQQPYPGQPLQFPPWQEGPPQNGSLYRWYPYPQWYPAQGQLQTFTNMEGHQGIRIQAGVTNHGFAPAGTDVQPAGSNVQTNVQPSGTSVQLNVLPAGTNVQPNVQPAIKGVIVPEREKNACRTHRHDERRQRLTQQPKTLVYSGKGSWKSFKSKFNRYVVVNDWSEREKKDYLCLCLTDTARDYHTLIIDKTPNITYNAIMEKLERRFGCQEIPETAEIKEGDLPLAESTPKTKAVPEDSNKFSSFYSSGYVTANQSLEVSPARVPVKQQIDIPVHSPNNQTRAGNVTSGASGSSTSSICSATNKGSFRTNMSFSHMQDILSSDLHSEMDEVEMDLNNVSKRDLIGVYKDVVQERDKLKSTMIQCQDRASRHISELKNQIAMEQQAKRDLVVKVNQEIEDKVGIIELLKESKEQQAAMLTDKARVDQELRELQAQFQKLQSSIESKLQQQVQQAREMIEQLKKDRQIAIAEMKQQVHEEIERKDGEILRSRSQAQSLGHENMQLKKCIERLEKASTNQLEKARVNQLATARAIFKRLKAEKSEAIAKRKSRLTENKMKVEKENLQKQGNEFQNGVRENNQLQTRLAQSEENFRKMNEQHNHTILERSELDMLVHQMQVEADRQKEEYGRPVSEAGHMSDASLAQLAAYHEKYEAEILIQHQTTSQKAEEHAADPQEVVSGYKAQIKAAREDQERFSESASQVTELQKAPEGGQAQLDKLNRSSEDQARFSVSVSHATELRKALEEGQVQVDKLIITLNTHRADLFLKEQELEQSSMEFRTKMVNHRAGAKNGNHDVLARKTIVGECNKYHLDLDLEDVDDVILLTKTWNKRHDKTREIWDPGIVNTKEVINKVGDPVNRLDTSH comes from the coding sequence ATGGCTGAGAGAACTGTTGATTTAGGTTCAGCTTATTTTGAGGAAATGAAAACATtgcaacaaaatgtacaaaaacaaacaccattTCCTCATCAGTACCCGTCAGCGCAACCAACTCAAGTGCAGACACGACCAATTTCACAATCACAACCATTTCCTTACCAGTACCTATCTGTGCAACCAACTGGTCCGTACCCACAAATCCAACAGCCATACCCTGGACAACCATTGCAGTTCCCACCATGGCAGGAAGGACCGCCACAAAATGGGTCCCTATACAGGTGGTACCCTTATCCGCAGTGGTACCCGGCCCAAGGACAGTTACAGACTTTCACTAATATGGAGGGGCACCAAGGGATCAGAATACAAGCTGGTGTAACAAACCATGGATTCGCACCGGCAGGTACAGATGTTCAACCGGCAGGCTCAAATGTACAAACAAATGTTCAACCGTCAGGCACAAGTGTACAACTTAATGTTTTACCTGCAGGTACAAATGTACAACCCAATGTTCAACCGGCAATTAAGGGCGTCATCGTTCCCGAACGAGAGAAAAATGCTTGTCGAACCCACCGACACGATGAAAGACGACAAAGGTTGACCCAACAACCAAAGACACTTGTGTATAGTGGAAAGGGTAGTTGGAAGTCGTTTAAAAGCAAGTTTAACCGCTATGTGGTGGTGAATGATTGGAGTGAAAGGGAGAAGAAAGATTATTTGTGCTTGTGTCTCACTGACACGGCGAGGGATTACCATACACTTATTATCGATAAGACACCAAATATTACCTACAACGCAATCATGGAGAAATTGGAGAGGCGTTTTGGTTGCCAGGAAATCCCCGAAACAGCTGAGATTAAAGAGGGTGACCTCCCACTCGCAGAGAGCACGCCGAAAACAAAAGCAGTCCCTGAAGACAGTAACAAGTTCAGTAGTTTTTATTCGTCTGGCTATGTTACGGCTAACCAGTCTTTGGAAGTCAGCCCGGCCAGAGTACCTGTGAAGCAGCAGATTGATATACCTGTTCATTCACCCAACAATCAGACAAGGGCAGGTAATGTCACGTCTGGGGCTTCTGGTTCCAGCACTTCATCCATCTGCTCTGCGACAAACAAGGGCTCATTCCGCACCAACATGAGTTTCAGTCACATGCAGGACATTCTTTCATCTGATCTACACTCAGAGATGGATGAAGTTGAGATGGACCTGAACAACGTCTCCAAGAGGGACCTGATTGGCGTATACAAAGACGTGGTACAAGAACGAGATAAGTTAAAGTCGACGATGATTCAGTGTCAAGACCGCGCTTCCCGACATATCTCGGAGCTGAAAAATCAGATAGCCATGGAACAGCAGGCAAAGAGAGACCTGGTGGTGAAAGTCAACCAGGAAATAGAAGACAAAGTAGGGATAATAGAACTCTTGAAAGAGAGCAAAGAACAGCAGGCGGCTATGCTCACTGATAAAGCACGTGTTGACCAAGAATTAAGGGAGCTGCAAGCCCAGTTTCAAAAACTGCAGAGTTCCATCGAGAGTAAATTACAGCAGCAGGTACAACAGGCACGGGAGATGATAGAACAgttaaagaaagacagacagatagcTATTGCAGAGATGAAGCAGCAAGTGCATGAGGAGATTGAGAGAAAAGATGGAGAAatcttaaggtcaaggtcacaggcacAATCACTTGGTCACGAAAACATGCAGCTGAAGAAATGCATTGAACGGTTGGAGAAAGCTTCAACAAATCAGTTGGAGAAAGCCCGAGTAAATCAGTTGGCGACAGctcgtgcaatcttcaagcgtttGAAAGCAGAGAAGTCGGAGGCCATTGCTAAGAGGAAGTCGAGACTGACGGAGAACAAAATGAAAGTGGAGAAAGAGAACCTGCAGAAGCAGGGCAATGAATTCCAGAATGGGGTACGAGAAAATAACCAACTGCAAACGAGACTGGCACAAAGTGAGGAAAATTTCAGAAAGATGAATGAACAACACAACCACACAATTCTGGAGAGAAGTGAGTTGGATATGTTGGTCCATCAGATGCAGGTTGAGGCCGATAGACAGAAGGAGGAATACGGGAGACCGGTTAGTGAAGCTGGTCACATGTCAGATGCTAGTCTTGCCCAGTTGGCTGCGTACCATGAGAAATACGAAGCTGAGATCCTGATCCAGCATCAGACCACTTCGCAGAAGGCTGAAGAACATGCAGCAGACCCTCAGGAGGTAGTCAGTGGATACAAGGCTCAGATAAAGGCTGCTAGGGAAGACCAAGAGAGGTTCAGTGAGTCAGCCAGTCAGGTCACTGAGTTACAGAAGGCTCCAGAAGGGGGACAAGCGCAGTTGGACAAACTCAACAGATCTAGTGAAGACCAGGCAAGGTTCAGTGTATCAGTCAGTCATGCCACTGAGTTACGGAAGGCTCTTGAAGAGGGACAAGTTCAGGTGGACAAACTCATCATCACACTGAACACTCACAGAGCAGACCTCTTTCTCAAAGAGCAAGAGCTGGAGCAAAGTAGCATGGAGTTCAGGACAAAGATGGTTAATCATAGGGCAGGTGCAAAGAATGGCAATCATGATGTTTTGGCCAGGAAAACCATCGTGGGTGAGTGTAACAAGTATCACCTGGATCTTGATTTGGAGGACGTAGATG